In one window of Nitrospirota bacterium DNA:
- the waaF gene encoding lipopolysaccharide heptosyltransferase II, with protein MKFAVFIDRDGTINEEVGYVDSPDKFHLLPGVSEAIRRLNDQDIPAIIISNQSGIARGYFSADFVNRLHMKMTAELEKQGCRINGIYVCPHHPNDGCACRKPRPGMLLKAAKEHGITLHSSYVIGDKIIDIQTAHGVGAKGILVMTGYGAEELRKASMSSEGKPDHVAANLKEAVTWIIEEVAHSIREIPLNPPFSKGETFFPPLVKGGGGGFEGEKANNAKKSILIVKPSSLGDIIHSLPVLWELRKKYPDACIGWVVKEVWQDILSDNPLIDHLIVLRKGIKGIIAAIQEIRKLQFDTVIDLQGLFRSGLITYFSGASVRTGLSTARESAPIFYNNKVPVPPGKIHAVDRYLLAVTNREKRDLKFPIYINIDDDQWAIKFLLENNLSDIRPLIAINPSARWVKKRWPAASYSDLINQLIKELKAGIIIIGSKDDIAIANDIASHLNDRIVIATGKTNLRRLAALLEKVDLLITNDSGPMHIAAALGTAVVALFGPTDPVLTGPYGKGHIVLRKDLECSPCLRKPCKKGRPVCMEAITAEDVLKAVTESIKIKGDQHGVE; from the coding sequence ATGAAGTTTGCGGTATTCATAGACAGGGACGGTACGATCAACGAGGAGGTGGGGTATGTTGACAGCCCTGACAAATTTCATCTCCTGCCGGGTGTATCCGAAGCCATACGGAGATTGAATGATCAGGATATACCGGCCATAATAATATCAAACCAATCCGGCATTGCCCGGGGATATTTCTCCGCAGATTTTGTAAACAGACTTCATATGAAGATGACTGCAGAACTTGAGAAACAGGGCTGCAGGATAAACGGCATCTATGTCTGCCCCCATCATCCCAATGACGGATGCGCATGCAGAAAGCCTCGTCCCGGCATGCTGCTTAAGGCTGCAAAAGAGCATGGCATTACACTTCACAGCTCGTATGTCATAGGAGACAAGATCATTGATATACAAACCGCTCATGGCGTGGGGGCTAAAGGTATCCTTGTGATGACGGGATACGGAGCTGAAGAGTTAAGAAAGGCCTCCATGTCTTCTGAAGGCAAACCGGACCATGTTGCAGCAAATCTTAAAGAGGCAGTGACCTGGATTATTGAGGAAGTGGCACACTCTATCAGGGAAATCCCCCTTAATCCCCCTTTTTCAAAGGGGGAAACATTCTTCCCCCCTTTAGTAAAGGGGGGTGGGGGGGGATTTGAAGGGGAAAAGGCTAACAATGCCAAAAAGAGCATCCTGATTGTAAAACCCAGCTCTCTCGGGGACATCATCCACAGCCTCCCTGTCCTCTGGGAATTGAGAAAGAAATACCCCGATGCATGTATTGGCTGGGTCGTTAAAGAGGTATGGCAGGATATCCTTTCAGATAATCCACTGATAGATCATCTGATTGTCCTCAGAAAAGGGATAAAGGGGATCATCGCTGCTATTCAGGAGATACGCAAGCTGCAATTTGACACTGTCATAGACCTTCAGGGGCTTTTCAGGAGCGGTTTGATTACGTATTTTTCCGGTGCATCAGTCAGGACAGGCCTCTCAACTGCGAGGGAATCGGCTCCCATATTCTACAACAATAAAGTCCCGGTACCGCCTGGTAAGATTCATGCTGTTGACAGGTATTTGCTGGCAGTCACGAACCGAGAAAAGCGGGATTTAAAATTCCCTATATATATCAACATTGATGATGATCAATGGGCAATCAAGTTCCTGCTGGAAAATAATTTATCGGATATACGGCCTCTCATTGCAATCAATCCATCGGCAAGATGGGTCAAGAAGCGGTGGCCTGCAGCCTCATATTCAGACTTAATAAACCAATTGATAAAAGAGCTGAAAGCGGGTATAATCATCATCGGCAGTAAAGACGATATTGCAATAGCAAATGATATAGCCTCTCATCTTAATGATAGGATTGTCATTGCAACAGGTAAGACTAATCTAAGGAGACTTGCGGCTTTACTTGAGAAAGTTGACCTGCTCATTACAAATGATTCGGGCCCGATGCACATTGCGGCAGCTTTAGGGACAGCGGTAGTGGCATTGTTTGGCCCTACTGACCCTGTCCTGACAGGGCCATACGGAAAGGGACACATCGTGCTCAGAAAAGATCTCGAATGCAGTCCCTGCCTGAGGAAACCATGTAAAAAAGGAAGACCTGTATGCATGGAAGCGATTACAGCAGAAGATGTATTAAAGGCAGTAACAGAGA